From a single Serratia surfactantfaciens genomic region:
- a CDS encoding trans-sulfuration enzyme family protein, producing the protein MAKFDTLTVHAGYTPDATGAVMPAIYATSTYAQPAPGEHTGYEYSRSANPTRTALESAIAELEGGSRGYAFASGLAACSTVLELLDKDSHLIAVDDLYGGTYRLLEKVRSRTAGLRVTYVSPADLAGLEQAIEPDTKMIWVETPTNPLLKLADLSAIAAIAKKHQLISVADNTFASPYLQRPLDLGFDVVVHSATKYLNGHSDVVAGVAAVGDNPALAEQLGFLQNAVGGILDPFSSFLTLRGIRTLALRMQRHSDSALRIAQWLESQPQVENVYYPGLPSHPQHELAARQMTRFGGMISVRLKGDDAYARRVIKRSRLFTLAESLGGVESLISQPFSMTHASIPLEQRLQTGITPQLVRLSVGIEDVEDLIADLKQALAE; encoded by the coding sequence ATGGCCAAGTTTGATACGTTGACCGTTCACGCCGGTTACACCCCGGATGCGACCGGCGCAGTGATGCCGGCGATTTACGCCACCTCTACTTACGCCCAACCGGCGCCGGGCGAGCATACCGGCTATGAGTATTCCCGCAGCGCCAACCCGACGCGCACCGCGCTGGAAAGCGCCATCGCCGAACTGGAAGGCGGCAGCCGCGGTTACGCCTTCGCCTCCGGTCTGGCGGCCTGCTCCACGGTGCTGGAGCTGCTCGACAAGGACAGCCACCTGATCGCGGTGGACGACCTGTACGGCGGCACCTATCGCCTGCTGGAAAAGGTGCGCAGCCGCACCGCCGGCCTGCGCGTCACCTACGTGTCACCGGCGGATCTCGCCGGGCTGGAACAGGCGATCGAACCGGATACCAAAATGATCTGGGTGGAAACCCCGACCAACCCATTGCTGAAACTGGCGGATCTGAGCGCCATCGCCGCGATCGCCAAAAAGCATCAACTTATCAGCGTGGCGGACAACACCTTCGCCTCGCCGTATCTGCAACGCCCGCTGGATCTGGGCTTTGACGTGGTGGTGCACTCCGCCACCAAATACCTCAACGGCCACTCCGACGTGGTGGCCGGCGTCGCGGCGGTGGGCGATAACCCGGCGCTGGCGGAACAGCTCGGCTTCCTGCAAAACGCGGTCGGCGGTATTCTCGATCCGTTCAGCAGCTTCCTGACGCTGCGCGGCATTCGTACCCTGGCGCTGCGCATGCAGCGCCACAGCGACAGCGCGCTGCGCATCGCTCAATGGCTGGAGAGCCAGCCGCAGGTGGAAAACGTCTACTATCCCGGCCTGCCGAGCCATCCGCAGCACGAGCTGGCGGCGCGCCAGATGACGCGCTTCGGCGGCATGATCTCGGTACGGTTGAAAGGCGACGACGCCTATGCACGCCGGGTCATCAAGCGTTCGCGCCTGTTCACCCTGGCGGAAAGCCTGGGCGGCGTGGAAAGCCTGATCAGCCAGCCATTCAGCATGACGCACGCCTCCATTCCGCTGGAACAGCGCCTGCAAACCGGCATCACGCCACAGCTGGTACGCCTGTCGGTGGGGATTGAAGATGTGGAAGATCTGATCGCCGATCTGAAGCAAGCGCTGGCGGAATAA
- a CDS encoding isopenicillin N synthase family dioxygenase codes for MTHLTTLKTLPLLDLSQLDGDARQRRAFLDDLRAAARDVGFFYLRGHGVDGALNARLQHAARQFFALPEADKLAVQMVRSPHFRGYNRAAAELTLGQPDWREQFDIGAERPALTLADDTPRWARLQGPNQWPAALPALKPLLLQWQQAMTAMSLRLLRAFALALSLPEQAFDRLYGDKPNEHIKLIRYPGRDATGSAQGVGAHKDSGFLSFLLQDAQKGLQVEVSEGRWIDAQPREDTFVVNIGELLELATNGYLRATVHRVETPPAGRDRLSIAFFLGARLDAVVPLYQLPPQLAAQARGPASDPLNPLLRDVGYNYLKGRIRSHPDVAHRFYQDVIGL; via the coding sequence ATGACGCATCTGACGACGCTGAAAACGCTGCCGCTGCTGGATCTTTCGCAGCTTGACGGCGATGCGCGCCAGCGGCGCGCCTTTCTTGACGATTTGCGCGCGGCGGCGCGCGACGTAGGTTTTTTCTATCTGCGCGGTCACGGCGTGGACGGCGCGTTGAATGCGCGGTTGCAGCACGCCGCGCGGCAATTTTTCGCCCTGCCGGAAGCCGACAAGCTGGCGGTGCAGATGGTGCGCTCGCCGCATTTTCGCGGTTATAACCGGGCGGCGGCGGAGCTCACGCTCGGCCAGCCGGACTGGCGCGAGCAGTTCGATATCGGCGCCGAACGTCCGGCGCTGACGCTGGCTGACGACACCCCGCGTTGGGCGCGCCTGCAGGGGCCAAATCAGTGGCCGGCGGCGCTGCCGGCGCTGAAACCGCTGCTGCTGCAGTGGCAGCAGGCGATGACCGCCATGTCGTTGCGGCTGCTGCGCGCTTTCGCGCTGGCGCTGTCGCTGCCGGAGCAGGCTTTCGATCGCTTGTACGGCGATAAGCCCAACGAACACATCAAACTGATTCGCTACCCGGGGCGGGACGCTACCGGCAGCGCACAGGGCGTCGGCGCACACAAGGACTCGGGTTTTCTCAGCTTCTTGCTGCAGGATGCGCAAAAAGGGCTGCAGGTGGAGGTCAGCGAGGGGCGATGGATAGACGCACAGCCGCGTGAAGACACTTTCGTGGTGAACATCGGCGAGCTGCTGGAACTGGCGACCAACGGTTATCTGCGCGCCACGGTGCACCGGGTGGAAACGCCGCCGGCGGGGCGTGACAGATTATCGATCGCGTTCTTCCTCGGCGCGCGTCTGGACGCGGTGGTGCCGCTGTATCAACTGCCGCCGCAGCTGGCGGCGCAGGCGCGCGGCCCGGCCAGCGATCCGCTCAACCCGCTGCTGCGCGATGTCGGTTACAACTACCTGAAAGGGCGCATCCGCTCCCACCCCGATGTAGCGCATCGCTTTTATCAGGACGTTATCGGCCTCTGA
- a CDS encoding HAD family hydrolase has translation MDLALFDLDETLIDDDSASLWIRWLVGQGFAPAELELQEQQLMQLYYQGKLSMEDYMQATLAPLTGLSVQTVAGWVQRYIRRDILPRVYPAARERLQWHRERGDCILVISATGEHLVAPIAEQLGADDALAIGVEISDGRFTGNTYGTMTYQQGKVIRLQHWLAQHPHLKFEHSHGYSDSLNDKAMLQFVDSATVINPDSELNALAVERGWEVCRWER, from the coding sequence ATGGATTTAGCCTTATTCGACCTGGATGAAACCCTGATTGACGATGACAGCGCCAGCCTGTGGATCCGCTGGCTGGTCGGCCAGGGATTCGCGCCGGCGGAGCTTGAACTGCAGGAGCAGCAGCTGATGCAGCTCTATTATCAGGGCAAGCTGTCGATGGAGGACTATATGCAGGCTACGCTGGCACCGTTGACCGGCCTGAGCGTGCAAACCGTGGCCGGCTGGGTGCAGCGTTACATCCGGCGCGACATCCTGCCGCGCGTCTACCCCGCCGCCCGTGAACGCCTGCAGTGGCACCGCGAGCGCGGCGACTGCATTCTGGTGATCTCCGCCACCGGCGAGCATCTGGTGGCGCCAATAGCCGAACAGCTCGGTGCCGACGATGCGCTGGCGATTGGCGTGGAAATCAGCGATGGCCGCTTTACCGGCAACACTTACGGCACCATGACCTATCAGCAGGGCAAGGTGATCCGCCTGCAGCACTGGCTGGCGCAGCATCCACATCTGAAATTCGAGCACAGCCACGGCTACAGCGACTCCCTCAACGACAAGGCGATGCTGCAATTCGTCGACAGCGCCACGGTGATCAACCCCGACAGCGAGTTGAACGCGCTGGCGGTGGAACGCGGCTGGGAAGTGTGCCGTTGGGAACGCTGA
- a CDS encoding pyridoxal-phosphate dependent enzyme, translating to MAIPHSVIEMIGNTPMLELTQFDTGPCRLFVKLENQNPGGSIKDRVALSMIEQAERDGKLQPGGTIIEATAGNTGLGLALVAALKGYKLLLVVPDKMSREKIFHLRALGVEVLLTRSDVGKGHPAYYQDYAKRLAEEIPGAFYIDQFNNPANPAAHTTTTAPELWRQMEHDVDAIVVGVGSGGTLGGLSRYFAEVSPQTEFVLADPAGSILADYLDNGQVGEAGSWLVEGIGEDFVPPLSDFDQVRNAYRIGDAEAFTTARDLLRKEGVLAGSSTGTLLAAALRYCRAQTEPKRVVTFVCDSGNKYLSKMYNDHWMLEQGLLSKPQHGDLRDLIAYRHDEGAAVSAAPDDTLAIVHARMRLYDISQLPVLEGDRVVGLIDEWDLLNAVQADAAHFSLPASSAMTKRVNTLQKEAGYQELQATFNHGHVAVVLDGERFLGLITRTDVLNAWRQKLR from the coding sequence ATGGCGATCCCCCATTCCGTCATCGAGATGATTGGCAATACCCCGATGCTGGAACTGACCCAGTTCGATACCGGCCCGTGCCGGCTGTTCGTCAAGCTGGAGAATCAAAACCCCGGCGGTTCGATCAAAGACCGCGTGGCGCTGTCGATGATCGAACAGGCCGAGCGCGACGGCAAACTGCAGCCGGGCGGCACCATCATCGAAGCCACCGCCGGCAATACCGGCCTGGGATTGGCGCTGGTGGCGGCATTGAAAGGCTATAAGCTACTGCTGGTGGTGCCGGACAAGATGAGCCGCGAGAAGATCTTCCACCTGCGCGCGCTGGGCGTGGAAGTGCTGTTGACCCGCTCGGACGTCGGCAAGGGGCATCCGGCTTACTATCAGGATTACGCTAAACGCCTGGCGGAAGAGATCCCCGGCGCTTTTTATATCGACCAGTTCAATAATCCGGCCAACCCGGCGGCCCATACCACCACCACGGCGCCCGAACTGTGGCGACAGATGGAACATGACGTAGACGCCATCGTGGTCGGAGTCGGTTCCGGCGGCACACTGGGCGGGCTGAGCCGCTATTTCGCCGAAGTATCGCCGCAGACGGAATTCGTGCTGGCCGACCCTGCCGGCTCTATTCTGGCGGACTATCTCGACAACGGCCAAGTCGGCGAAGCGGGCAGTTGGCTGGTGGAAGGCATCGGCGAAGACTTCGTCCCGCCGCTCAGCGACTTTGACCAGGTGCGCAACGCTTACCGCATCGGCGACGCCGAAGCCTTCACCACCGCGCGCGACCTGCTGCGCAAGGAAGGCGTGCTGGCGGGATCGTCCACCGGCACCCTGCTGGCCGCCGCATTGCGTTACTGCCGCGCACAGACCGAACCCAAGCGAGTGGTGACCTTCGTCTGCGACAGCGGCAACAAATACCTGTCTAAAATGTATAACGATCACTGGATGCTGGAACAGGGCTTGCTGAGCAAGCCACAGCACGGCGATCTGCGCGATCTGATCGCCTACCGCCACGACGAGGGCGCCGCCGTTTCCGCCGCGCCGGACGACACGCTGGCGATCGTGCACGCCCGCATGCGGCTGTACGACATCTCGCAGCTGCCGGTGCTGGAAGGCGATCGGGTGGTCGGTTTGATCGATGAGTGGGATCTGCTGAACGCCGTCCAGGCCGACGCCGCCCACTTCAGCCTGCCGGCCAGCAGCGCGATGACCAAGCGGGTCAATACGCTGCAAAAGGAAGCCGGCTATCAGGAACTGCAGGCCACCTTCAACCATGGCCACGTCGCGGTGGTGCTCGACGGCGAGCGCTTCCTCGGCCTGATTACCCGCACAGACGTGCTTAACGCCTGGCGCCAAAAATTACGTTAA
- a CDS encoding glutathione S-transferase family protein, with product MLTIWGRENSNNVRKVLWCAAELELNFTHINAGGAFGKVNEESYRALNPNGLVPLLQDDDFVLWESNTIVRYLAAKFGDATFYPQDLQARAAAEKWMDWTTSTIVPAFTIVFWGLVRTAPELRDMAKIDAAIATLEKHFDVIEQTLARQPYLSGEAFGFGDIPLGSFAYAWFEMPIARRSRPNMERWYQQLRARPAYQRGVMSALT from the coding sequence ATGCTGACCATTTGGGGTCGTGAGAATTCGAACAACGTCAGGAAGGTGCTGTGGTGCGCCGCCGAACTGGAGCTGAACTTCACCCACATCAACGCCGGCGGCGCGTTCGGCAAGGTAAACGAAGAGAGCTACCGCGCGCTGAACCCGAACGGCCTGGTGCCGCTGCTGCAGGACGATGACTTCGTACTGTGGGAATCCAACACCATCGTGCGCTACCTGGCGGCGAAATTCGGCGATGCGACGTTCTATCCGCAGGATCTGCAGGCGCGCGCCGCCGCCGAGAAATGGATGGACTGGACCACCTCAACCATCGTCCCGGCCTTCACCATCGTCTTTTGGGGCCTGGTGCGTACCGCGCCCGAGCTGCGCGACATGGCGAAAATCGATGCGGCGATCGCCACGCTGGAAAAACACTTCGACGTCATCGAACAGACGCTGGCGCGCCAGCCCTACCTCTCCGGCGAAGCGTTCGGCTTCGGCGATATTCCGCTCGGCAGCTTCGCCTACGCCTGGTTCGAAATGCCGATCGCCCGTCGCTCACGGCCGAACATGGAGCGCTGGTATCAGCAGCTGCGCGCTCGCCCAGCCTACCAGCGCGGCGTAATGAGCGCGCTCACCTAA